DNA sequence from the Liolophura sinensis isolate JHLJ2023 chromosome 1, CUHK_Ljap_v2, whole genome shotgun sequence genome:
TGAGCATTACTTTCTTCATCATGTCAGAGTgacaatgttaaatgtttctGAACATTACTTTGTTTATTATGTCAAAATGACAATGTTAAACGTTTCTGAGCATTACTTTGTTCATCATGTCAGAGTATAACAAGTTTTAGTGTCTCTGTATGAGAATATATCTGAGTTTAACCTTTAATATTGCTGTTTTGTCTTGTCAGCCCCTGATGTTCGTCACGAGATTCACCTCGCATTAACCGAGTTTGAGAACCTGACTTGTATTAAGTTTAAGCCTGTGGAAGACGAAGTGGATTTTATCAGAATAACTCCACTGAAAGGGTTCGTATACAGATGATAACTATAACTAAAGCGAAGGACTTCACTGACCTAGGTGGTTAAATTAAGTGCAAGCTCGTTGTAACTGCCAATCCCTTGACCAATATGGTTGAGAGTCGCAGTCTATAGTCCAAAGCGTGTTCTTCGGTTGGGGCTTTAAGCTAGGAGGCTTAACTTAGGTCGGTGTTTTTCTGTCCAGTCCGGTTTTCTGTCCatacctataaacctgaccaccgtaATGTAAGTAAGGAATTCTTGGGTACCTTTCGTCAAGGCTTAGTGATgacaatgatcatttatttttttaaatttgattggtgttttactccttattaatgaatatttcacttatacgacggcggccagcactgtggtgggatGAAATCGCGCAAgtgccgggggaaacccacgtacatccgtaggttgctgagagaaagccagcatgtgctggacttgaacccacattGTAACGATGGTCATATTTACCAAGATAATTATAAATAAGATATTGTATATGCTATAATTTAGAGTTAAATGATCTTCATTGTGATTACACGatctttcatttttgtttatcgccacactcaagaattttgcaccTATAAAGCAGTTAGAGTGGaggctttatgggtggaggaaaccaaattAAGTTCCGCCATGAAGCCTACTCACTGAGTCGAACGGTTAATGAGTGCAGAGTGCATATGGAGTTTATATGACAAATCCCCAGTTTGGAAATGTGAAGACGAAAGGAAATGTACAGCAGCATTGATTTGCGAAATACTTGCCTAGTTCACGCTCATGCTAAAGCCTTTGGGTGTGTTTGTACTTTATATGAATAAACTGGTTATTCCATACATTCAGGGAAACTGTTATGTAGGCTTGTGATGCACGCACTGAAGGAACATTGGGGCGTTCATAGGTCTATTTCGTGACAACTAAATTCATTTCAAGCTTTCCATTCTCAGTAACAAAGAAGTACGTGTTAGGTTTGTTAGCTTTTGATTAACACTGctattattttgtaaaattaacAAGAACAAAATATTGCTAATATCACTAAATGAGCATGTACACGGAGTACAGTTAGCAGTGCTTGTACCATATTTTGAACTGTTGAACAATATATTACAGCCGGCACTACCCAAAGCCTTATTCCCACTGTTGATGTAAAGGTAGCAACGTAGACGCCCCTAGCGTTAGGTAAAAACATGCAATGATGTTTGTTACAGTTTAGTAGTCCCCGCCTGTCGTTGATCTTACATTCTTGCCTTCAGATGTATGGCTTAAATCTCTTTAGCAATCACTGGCGTTGTTTTAGCGTATTGCGTTTTGTAACTCACCACTGAAACTATCAGGGCTTAGCATTTTCTCCGTGAGTAATGGTGCACTACCATCAGGCGAACCATTTTCTTTCTGACTAATGTCGTGTCGCATTACCCCCCGTTGTAACATTTTCTTTCTGACCACTGAGTTGCGCTACTTTTTAGCTgttcatattttaacaaatcAACCTGCTGACACTTTCAGATGTTTCAGTCCGGTTGGCCGTAAAGGCGGCCCCCAGGACGTGTCCATAGGCACAGGCTGCAACAATAAAGGCACTATAATGCATGAAATAATGCACGCATTGGGATTTTGGCATGAACACAGTCGACCAGATCGGGATCATTATATTGAGATAATGTGGGATAACATAGCTGAAGGTGAGAAAACCGAGACAACGACATGTATTTACGTAATGTGGGATAACATTGCTGAAGATCAGATAACTGAGGTAACAACATATCTTGACTTGACATAATGTTGGATAACATTGCTCAAGGTGAGatgaagatattttttttttgttgaaatcgCTCTGAACaaaactaaatatatattttgtaaatgaattaaCTTAAAATTATCTTACGCCTTGGAATATATgaatttaatgttttacgccgttcagCGTATAGCTTTCTTCCCAATAGTAgttaatacattttcatttttgtgcatgtgcttctctttttttcttgaatcaagaattatgtatatgtaagacAACTTTGGGATTATGTCGATCAGTATTATTTAGCGTGACCAAAGTGCATGTGCAGCTCACTCTTGGGTCATGACTTCAGTTTACTATGTGactttttatttctgttatttaGATCACAAACACAATTTCAACAAGTTTGATTTTGACGAGATCGATACTCTTGGGGCGCCCTATGACTACGGCTCCATTATGCACTATGCCGCCAATACGTTCGCTGCCGACAGGTCAGTGCCGACTATAGTACCGAAATTCCCTACACGAGACGAGCTTGGACAAAGGAAAGGACTAAGTGCTACTGATGTGTTGAAGATTCGCAAACTGTACAACTGTAGTAAGTATCTGGACTGTTTTCTTTTCCAATATATTTATAAGTCATCTTTACATCTTCATTAATCTGTTACAGGTATAAACAGAACTGGAATCCAAGCTGAAAGAGATATTAACAAATTCATACTAACaatttgaatgatttattttacatgcTGACAATTGACATCtctataaatgaaattaatgtaGGCACAtggaaatcatttttatatgaaCCAGTATTTGTAACAAATGCTTAATGCGTGAAGTGAGATGAAGTTTTTAGTTGGATCTaccgtacatatatataatggaATTTCTTCATGAGACATTGCCTTTCGGTAATTTTGTAGATATCTCTCAGTGCCGGGACCCTGGTACACCTCTGAAGGGATTTCGCCAGGGTAGTAACTTTAGTGTTGGGAGGACCGTGTCCTTCATCTGCCCTTCACGGTACACGCTAGTTGGCAGTAGAGAACGATATTGTAAAGATTCAGGGGAATGGACGGGTTACATTCCTGTATGTATACGTAAGTATTCTGCGTCATGACATCATCAGCAAAATACAGCAACATCACCAGCTACATCTCCAGTGCAATACAGCAAAATAACCACCAAAATCCAGCAAATTCATCATGGCTGGCTAGCCTTGGGGATAAAAACAGCAAATGTGTAACTTCGTCGAATACCATCCTGCTTTTGTTTGCTTGAAAAGACCGATATAGTTCCATTATAAAGACAATAACGGATTTAAccttaaaatgaaagaaaatattttaaaaataagtcTGCGTAAATGGAAAGATCCTTGAAAACTGTATCTAAACCACcttcgtttatttttttcttggtgGAGCAGGGAGGGGAGAGATTTTTTTAAttgaacaatgttaattttggtaATTTGGTAATGCAAGTGATGTGAAATTGACTTTTTATACTTCATTTCCACCTTGGGATGATATTGTTGTCACGTTTGCTATAGTCTAGTTAGAGTTGCCTATatccagctgtctgtaaaaGCAGTCATACAAGCTGCCAtaattgccttcagtcagtaacatgtaacaacacaagctctacacatggataagTTCGGTTTTAGAGATCGATTTTAGGAAATTAAAGTATCAAAGTACTCTCCACGCACTTTGTCCAGAatgcaacttgtttttgaataactatgatgtcacccgaggcaatgagttcttggtgtcgaaacacTGGCTaatggcaattttggtagcgagtatgattgattttacacacagctgATTATAGGCGATTCGCCAGTTACTAAACGCCTATACTTGCTTTGGTTCACTGGTTCGCTGTGTATGTTGTCCGTTTTGGTACGAAATTCACCTTATCACGGTAAATGATATTAATATATATGACTGTTTTCCGTGTTTATAGCTGGTAGCATATTTTACTGTAACCTTGACCGGGCTGACCTCTGCGGCTGGAAACAAGAGACCAGCGATGACTTAGACTTTCAGTGGGCACATTCCAGCACACCCACAGCCGACACCGGTCCTAAGGAAGACCATACCATGGGAAGCTCTTTTGGTACAGTACAATCTTCATGCATTATAACCGGTTCAGCTGGCTCAAATGATTGAGCCACTGGCTCGATGTGACCATCAGCCCCTTGACCATGCCATGATCACCgggtgttcgaatccagctgtcgctgtTTCGGTTGTGCTTTTAGTCAAGAGCTGTTTTGGTGTAGGAGCCTATAGCAAAGGTCGGTGCTTTATTCAGGGTTCTCTGGTGTCATAAACCCTTATTAACCTTTCCGCCGTCACataagcgaaacattcttgaaaacGACGTTAAAAACCTTAAaaccaatcaatgaatcaagTCCGCCGTCTGTACGACCAAAACAACGTGTCCATTAAAGTGTCGATGTTCACCTCAGCTAACCAACCCGCGAAACTTTTTGCCAGAAATTGAATAGAAACGAGTAGGCTACGTTAAATATGGGGTTTAATAACCACGCTGCATTTGTTACTTTAGCTATCCTAACCTTTGTGTGATTGTCACCATATTTCTGTCATAAGAAGCTTACGGAAGTGCATCCATTTCTTATTAGAACAGGTATTGTACATTTCTGATGTTTTACAACTTTTTAGGTGTGTTACTTACTTGTTTATAAATGTGTTGACCAAATGACGTTTTACCTGTATAGGTTTAAGGTAAACGTTAGTAATCACCACTGGTCAGACATGATATCCACCAAAAAGCAATACACTATCGACGAGCTTTCTCCAATGTAATACCTGAAGATATACACGTAGTTTTTGAGGCAGGTTCGGAACTCTTCAGCGTTGCACTTTTCCTTTCCATCTGCCTCTGATAAATAAAGTTTTGATACAGAGACAGTAAAGAATTGAACCGGCCTACATCAAAACTTATACAACCACCCAGCAGAAAACTGGGGCGAAAACTTAAAATAGTTGCAAGGATTTACAATATAAAGCAAGTACACTTCAAGACCTAGTGATTATTCTGATCTTAGAACAACGTGATTGACAGAAGAGGGAGCATCATCGATAGATCTGTCACTTTGTAATGACAGAAGTGAGAGCGTCATCGATAGATCTGTCACTTTGTAATGATTAGCTTGTACTGTTAGCTTTGAAAAAGATGCCAGATAGGATTAAAGTCCATGGCATTTTTTCTGGATCTGAGCCAACTATGTAGCTTACAGCGTAACGTAACAATGCATTCTTTGGAAAGAATGGAGCGTCTCTCAGCGTTAAGGGTTGTAATCCGCAAATACACCGTTAAAGTATGTACAAGTACGTCTCTCTtgaaaaagtttgtcattttcttGCTAATGGTTTATGATTTACCCCGGTCACTTTGGTTTCCTCACCTATAAAAATGACCAGCATCGCACACGTGAAAAATTATCGAGTTTTGCGTCAAATAATAAAAGAATTACTGTACATTTCTTTGCCCGAacgtcaacaacctgcggatggttgtgggtttcccccgggctctgctcggtttcctcctaccataatgctggccgccgtcgtatatgtgaaacattcttgaatacaacgtaaaacaccgatcaaataaataaataaataaattgatatgtATGTCACGTCTCAAAAGATCCCTTATACTTTCTGGTAACATCGGCCTTCTTTACTTGTAAAACCATGTGCACGTAACATTGATAACTATGTATACGTCTATTTTTAAACCAGACAAACTGATGAAAAACATTACTTTAGGCTAAAGTGTGATGAATTTATATTTGTTCTTTACTCAAAGGTTCCTATTTATTCTTGGAGAGTTCCACGCCAGCTGAAGTTAACCAGAAGGCCCGTTTGATTTCACCAACACTACAGCCGTTCTCTTCAAGTATTTGTATGAGGCGAGTTGTAATAAAACTAAAATACAAAACCATCCCAGGGAGATAATTCCCTTAAAAAGTCTCTTAGTAGATTATACAGATTATCTATGTTTatagaaatgaaaacaataatttttacTTTCCAAAAATTCCAAAATTATAATCAGATACCTTCAGATAAGTTATACCAAAGAAGGATCATTTCCGTTCATTTGAACACGTGCAATATGGAGCCGGTTAAATGTTTGCAGGTTTTATCATCACATGATGGGCGATGGTATCGGCGATCTCCGTATCTACATCCGGGAGAATGGACACGAGAGCCGAATACTGACGCTGAGTGGAGAACAAGGCCGAGACTGGCAATTTGCTGACGTGAGCTTCACACCAACACTCACATTCGAGGTATGAAGCAATATCAGAAGTTTCTGTGTTTCTTTTCCTGTCctttttttctaatattttcTTCTTCACATCGCTTGATAAGGCGTTAACCTAAAGGATATGGAACTCAGTTTCCCCTGATTCCCGTTTTAATCTGATCCATATTgatttgaattattttgttttattgtgacGGCACAAAAAATGGAATTATAACTACTCTGaagcattttatatgtatatcacaCCAACGGTTCATCACATGGGCCGGATTCTTCGAAAGCTAGTTCAGCTCAGCTGGCTCGGACCGTTAAAACCCTGGCTAGATGTCAGTCCTTTACAAATGAGGCCCGAAACCGTTTCTTCCAACTTGATACTTTGGCGAGGAcgcttttctttctttccctGTTCCTTTGTAAATACACATAACTAAATCCCCAGGTATGCCATATTTTGCACTTGATTAAGTATAACCTATGAAGCATATGTGCTTGTTTATATATGCTaatgattttcatttatattgacCCAACATTGTTACTTTTGCCATGGTCGCTTTGTTGAAATGTTGTGTTGGTTTGCAGGTGATATTTGAGGCCGTCCGGGGCAGAACATTTCGTGGAGACATCGCGATCGATGACATAATTCTCTCCCCTTGTGACGTCTTCAACAACTTCACGAATCTGCTACCCGGTGACTCTCGTACCAAACAGCCCCCCACCGTTCCCGGTATTTATCCACTTGGCCCTCTCAAAGACTTCCGCCAGTAGTTGTAGTGCTTGTCAGTCAAGATGTTTTTGCGCTTTGACTGTTGTGCTCTGTGTAAGAACTGACACTAGATTAGACAATTTCTGCTGACACTTCATCAACAATCTGGTACTCTGGCACCGTAATATACTAACTCCGGATATACCCGGTTCAGTAGATTCTTGGTACAATGACATGTGCAGATGTGGCTCTCAGAACGAGAGCAGCATTGTCATGCAAGGAAAAGTATTTGTTATTCCAGTATGTTCAAAACCTTGagatattttatacatatttgttgtattttttgtatgacTGTTACTATAATAGATGATCGTgcttcattgttttttataCCCTTGTGTGTAATACTGAGTTTATTTTACCGATAATTCAACCATGCATAATCCCGATCTAACGGAATATACATCGGGATAGATTTGAAGACGAATGTGGTTTTGTGTTGTTGTCATTCACTTTTAATTGAAACTTCCTCATCAAcatcatgtattttatttaaactgCATAATAAATACACGCATCTACTCATAACAAATTGGTTGTTTGGAGTTTACGTCATATCTACCAAATAATCAAAACCTATAAAGACTGCAATTTAAATTGCACCCACGAAATTCGTAAAGATACCGTTATGTTCAATCCGGAAAATTTGAAGGGAaaagaaatgtatgtatttatatactgaAGAGTACTTAGAGTAATTTTAAAATGTCGGATGGCAGTATAGTTTAGACAAACACTCCATCTTCTGGACTGATTTCTGATCTGTAGTGAGCCGTTGGAACGCACCATGCATTCTGTGGACGTCGTCCGTTTGTACATTCACCTATGTGGAAAATTGCCTTTCTATCTTCTTTTATCTTGTGGAGGAGATGTATCTTCTGTCTGTTATTTGCATGCATGCTTGCATGGCTAACTTTCTCTACAAATCCTCTAGAAAGGAGCGGGCAGGCAAGCTGTATAAATAATGCTCAATAACATCCATAATTCTAGAGATTTTGTGACATTAGATTAACTGACTTAATTTATGTACCTAGAAAATCaacctgtatatgtatagaaaTGGTATTACTATATAAGTAAAAACTTTGAACCTAAAATATAACGTTTCACAGACCGTTATTTGGTACGGTTTGAAATAAGAAGTTTTCTGTTCATGTACCTCTATATGGAATTAATATTGAAGTTTGAAGGTTTAGGGGAAATGACTCCCAACGGTTGACAAAAAACATCTGTTCCTTTTGCTTGCTTTGAGGAGGGTTCTTTGGTATCTTTTTGTACTCTCTAGTATGCCTGATAATTATGTCGAAATGATACGCATGTGTTTAATTATGCATGCAGTGGAGGTTTCAATTAAACCAGTGGCATGCGTCACGGATTTAATTTGTCGTGGTCCTCTTACTGTACAAACTATTTTCTTTTCCCAGGTGGTTCAAAGCTTCCAGTTTCGCTGTCATGTGACTTTGACGAGAATTTGTGTGGTTTCACGCAGAGTACTAGAGACAATTTTGATTGGTGGAACCAAAGTGGCCCAACAATTACAGTTAACACAGGGCCTGAGTGCGACCGTCAACAGTGTGATCTGGGTAAGTGGACGCGTGTACGAAAGCTAGACGATCAACGAGTATACACTTCTACattctttaatgttttcattacGTATTCAATATTGTTTGACCAATGCTACGACTGTAGCTAGAAATGGCTGGAAATAACACAATCTCACTGATGAAAATCCCGAGAAATTgttatgataataataataatgtatttcTATATATAGGTTGGCAAATAGCGAGTATTTTTATTATAGCAACATGAACTCAAGAATGTACATTGAGAAACTTTTCTCTATATCCGTGTAAATTTAGCGCACATCTTTTCTCTGACTCCTTCATAGGGTGTGGCTTGTTGAGCCGACTCGACGAATTAGGCAAAACTAAACAGAACAacattatctattttttttatctgatgatGGCAGCAGTTGCGGTCGAAAGCTCATTATAAACCATCATATAAACCATCGTATAAAGTTGTCAAAATAGTCCTATGTGCTATGGTTTTAATTAAACATCTATTTCCTAAGTCGTCTTCACAAGATACAATATGTCGAATTCCAAGAGATTTATTCACGAAAGAGTGTCAAATTTTCTTCCGACAAGTCGAATTCGACATATCGCACGTACCATGAGAACGCGAGAAAACACATATATAGTCCAATGGTGGTCATATCACGATTACAATTTGGGAGTCGAGTGATGGCTGAGTGCTTAAGGTGTCTCACTCTCGCCACACGAGGCGCAGGTTCAATCCCGCGTTGGACAGGAAATCTGTGGGTTAACTCACACCAACTCTTCACTCaagaaattaatctgttaattttaacaggaagtctgttgtctaagtggcggtagaatgtattctgttgtcataacgtaatactgtgtcacattcaacataatgtcatgttagtctaacagaatctttatgaatagagtatgtgtgctatatttaacagaatagcctgttgcaataacagaatacattctagcatcacttaaaCAACATacttcctgttaaatttaacaggttaattttttAAGTGCTCACGGTggcttggtgacaataagcggtctgGTTTTTAGTGACAATAAGAGGCCTGTGTAACAGTTTACTACCGTCGAAGACAACTTGTCTGCCAGGAATATAGCcgaggaaagtttgtcagtaacatgccaatgCACAAGGTGGTTTACAacgggcacttcggtttcccatgaaactgaccaccacacacatcaaataaataaatgactaacATGTAGAAATCTCTAAGAATCACATGAAATGGCACGGTTTTATAGTCTGGAACCATTCTGCAAAGGCTGGCAAAGTTCCCCATTGTCTTCTGTCCGTCGCAGTGCAAGTTATTCAGTTAAATACGCTAAATATCTGTCATTTCTCGCTttctacaggtaaatacatgtatattgaagcTTCTGCACCGCGAATCAAGGGTGACAAAGCTGCAATAATATCACCCAGGCTCGAGGTAAGATATGCAGGTTTTACCACATGGGCTTAAAACGGTTGACTTCGTAAATCGACCTTacgaatttttcagtcatgtgacacgaggagtcattagatgtgtgttcaTATATACGGTGTCTTcttgctgtcttcctctccggccgtacgtgggaaaggactggcaaactgcggatggtcgtgggttttcccgggctctgcctttACTGTATGAATGTCTTGTTAACGAAAATCTTCCCCAAGTCCATGGATCGTTGGGGTTTATATGGCCAGTTTTGAGTAATCGGGTTTAGAATTTCGACATTACACATTTCCTCTCAATAATCAATACTGAAGATTTCCACAAATACGATTAAGAAAATTTAGTTGTTCAAGAATAGATCAGTGCAAACCGTTAACTTGAATAACGTATGGAATTTACTGTTTCAATCGGGACCTCCCTGAtcgagggagttagcacgccagcatggcgcgatgatccaggagcctctcaccaatacggtcgctgtgagttcaagtccaggtcatgctggcttcctcttcgcccacacgtgggaaggtcggcctgcaacctgcggatggtcgtgggtttcccccggcctgtgctcggtttcctcccaccataatgctggccaccgacctataagtgaaaaattcttgagtacggcgtaatacaccaatgaagtaaataaataaataaatactgttttaAACAAGCAACATTTTgtataaacagttaaaatagGTATAGGTGACACTGGAAAAAGACACTGAGATTACTAAGCGGAGTTAAACTTAAATAACGTGTAAAATTGATTAAGAATtgctttgtaattttttttatatttttttaatcaggCAACATTTTGCATAAACTGCTCAATAAAGTTTAGGTGACACTGGGATAGGTGAATGCAAACATTAACTTTAACTTGAATAACGTGTGTAATTgataaagaatttatttttttttacctttttaatCAAGCAACATTTTATTGAAGTGGCCAAAAACGATTAAATGAACCTGGGAGAAGATACTGGGGTGAACTAAAGGGTGTTTTCGTATCTTCAAGTCAAGTATTGATTAAAGATATTAAGTTGCCAGATTTCACTGGTTGCACTGCCGTGGAGCTGATCTGGTTTATTTCACCTGGCAACACTATATTTCTCCTAATTTTCAGGACATGTATAAGTAGTGCTAAAAGCGAcgatttacatttttttctcagtttgatTTGAATACGTTGGTCATTAGATGTACTAAccatctgaaaagaaaaacgaGAACCAAATATTCCTGCTTcaattatatgtattttgattAGAGTAGATTAGGTGTCCAaaatattagaagaattagggaaCGCTGTATACCTACCCATACCAGGATGTTGCTGGGGAACTTCGTTCACTGAACCTGGCCTCCGTGCAAGTTCCATTCTGTTATCATATTTAGATGTTAAGAGTATGCTATGGAGTCTTACTCGTTTGCACAACACTGCTCTCCTGTTTTGTTGGAACATTATCTGCGCAGCTAGTTCATGGCGAAATTTGCGATTTCCTCCGCCGATAAATATGACCGTCGTCAAATAGGtg
Encoded proteins:
- the LOC135476311 gene encoding MAM and LDL-receptor class A domain-containing protein 1-like isoform X1, with amino-acid sequence MDWVHMRIVFLLWCITVSYGRTFPPQWSRFRVDSVRPVHYGDAYPEENEGVNNRYLMEGDILMDVRRNAVRDHDAIWMSRVVPYTLDESYSPDVRHEIHLALTEFENLTCIKFKPVEDEVDFIRITPLKGCFSPVGRKGGPQDVSIGTGCNNKGTIMHEIMHALGFWHEHSRPDRDHYIEIMWDNIAEDHKHNFNKFDFDEIDTLGAPYDYGSIMHYAANTFAADRSVPTIVPKFPTRDELGQRKGLSATDVLKIRKLYNCNISQCRDPGTPLKGFRQGSNFSVGRTVSFICPSRYTLVGSRERYCKDSGEWTGYIPVCIPGSIFYCNLDRADLCGWKQETSDDLDFQWAHSSTPTADTGPKEDHTMGSSFGSYLFLESSTPAEVNQKARLISPTLQPFSSSICMRFYHHMMGDGIGDLRIYIRENGHESRILTLSGEQGRDWQFADVSFTPTLTFEVIFEAVRGRTFRGDIAIDDIILSPCDVFNNFTNLLPGDSRTKQPPTVPGGSKLPVSLSCDFDENLCGFTQSTRDNFDWWNQSGPTITVNTGPECDRQQCDLGKYMYIEASAPRIKGDKAAIISPRLEGGGVRCLSFYYHMYGDQMGDLTVRALIGDQNMKLWSQSGDQGKRWHAAEHEFRPTTAYQISFEATRGPGYRSDIAIDDVDISDGPCLGSSGISCDFELDFCGWTDDTNDDFDWIRNSGATGTPGTGPTGDHTSSRGYYIYIETSAPRIQGEHANLASPVILPRAQGYCFSFWYHMYGMHIQSLRIKVVSETGHTSEIWEMEGEKGNRWTKEELSINYAIAPFQIVLEGEAGHSYRGDIAIDDISLRHGAC
- the LOC135476311 gene encoding MAM and LDL-receptor class A domain-containing protein 1-like isoform X3; the encoded protein is MPTAYTLVSLLHWSRFRVDSVRPVHYGDAYPEENEGVNNRYLMEGDILMDVRRNAVRDHDAIWMSRVVPYTLDESYSPDVRHEIHLALTEFENLTCIKFKPVEDEVDFIRITPLKGCFSPVGRKGGPQDVSIGTGCNNKGTIMHEIMHALGFWHEHSRPDRDHYIEIMWDNIAEDHKHNFNKFDFDEIDTLGAPYDYGSIMHYAANTFAADRSVPTIVPKFPTRDELGQRKGLSATDVLKIRKLYNCNISQCRDPGTPLKGFRQGSNFSVGRTVSFICPSRYTLVGSRERYCKDSGEWTGYIPVCIPGSIFYCNLDRADLCGWKQETSDDLDFQWAHSSTPTADTGPKEDHTMGSSFGSYLFLESSTPAEVNQKARLISPTLQPFSSSICMRFYHHMMGDGIGDLRIYIRENGHESRILTLSGEQGRDWQFADVSFTPTLTFEVIFEAVRGRTFRGDIAIDDIILSPCDVFNNFTNLLPGDSRTKQPPTVPGGSKLPVSLSCDFDENLCGFTQSTRDNFDWWNQSGPTITVNTGPECDRQQCDLGKYMYIEASAPRIKGDKAAIISPRLEGGGVRCLSFYYHMYGDQMGDLTVRALIGDQNMKLWSQSGDQGKRWHAAEHEFRPTTAYQISFEATRGPGYRSDIAIDDVDISDGPCLGSSGISCDFELDFCGWTDDTNDDFDWIRNSGATGTPGTGPTGDHTSSRGYYIYIETSAPRIQGEHANLASPVILPRAQGYCFSFWYHMYGMHIQSLRIKVVSETGHTSEIWEMEGEKGNRWTKEELSINYAIAPFQIVLEGEAGHSYRGDIAIDDISLRHGAC
- the LOC135476311 gene encoding MAM and LDL-receptor class A domain-containing protein 1-like isoform X2, whose translation is MSFELSGKTLSGLSLLEKKVEVIKWSRFRVDSVRPVHYGDAYPEENEGVNNRYLMEGDILMDVRRNAVRDHDAIWMSRVVPYTLDESYSPDVRHEIHLALTEFENLTCIKFKPVEDEVDFIRITPLKGCFSPVGRKGGPQDVSIGTGCNNKGTIMHEIMHALGFWHEHSRPDRDHYIEIMWDNIAEDHKHNFNKFDFDEIDTLGAPYDYGSIMHYAANTFAADRSVPTIVPKFPTRDELGQRKGLSATDVLKIRKLYNCNISQCRDPGTPLKGFRQGSNFSVGRTVSFICPSRYTLVGSRERYCKDSGEWTGYIPVCIPGSIFYCNLDRADLCGWKQETSDDLDFQWAHSSTPTADTGPKEDHTMGSSFGSYLFLESSTPAEVNQKARLISPTLQPFSSSICMRFYHHMMGDGIGDLRIYIRENGHESRILTLSGEQGRDWQFADVSFTPTLTFEVIFEAVRGRTFRGDIAIDDIILSPCDVFNNFTNLLPGDSRTKQPPTVPGGSKLPVSLSCDFDENLCGFTQSTRDNFDWWNQSGPTITVNTGPECDRQQCDLGKYMYIEASAPRIKGDKAAIISPRLEGGGVRCLSFYYHMYGDQMGDLTVRALIGDQNMKLWSQSGDQGKRWHAAEHEFRPTTAYQISFEATRGPGYRSDIAIDDVDISDGPCLGSSGISCDFELDFCGWTDDTNDDFDWIRNSGATGTPGTGPTGDHTSSRGYYIYIETSAPRIQGEHANLASPVILPRAQGYCFSFWYHMYGMHIQSLRIKVVSETGHTSEIWEMEGEKGNRWTKEELSINYAIAPFQIVLEGEAGHSYRGDIAIDDISLRHGAC